A window of the Sabethes cyaneus chromosome 1, idSabCyanKW18_F2, whole genome shotgun sequence genome harbors these coding sequences:
- the LOC128732329 gene encoding fatty acid hydroxylase domain-containing protein 2-like produces MDGFHNGSDTFLQAKWNTLLDTIGDDPEFLYVWALTTWVNGFFWAFGGLFVLMDVFNRPRWLRKYKTQPGTNEPVEWAGLLRVMKTILFNQTVIGIPLTYIGFHTAGKTNLPNVRVLPSTFEVLRDLCVCLFFAEIGFYYVHRLLHLRPWYRFVHKTHHEWTAPFAWTAMYCHPVEHVISNMIPPIIGIHLMKSHLATAALWFPLVIVNTVRDHCGYHLPFFPSPEYHDYHHAKFNECFGTFGYLDWLHGTDKQFRKSKQHLRHRFLWTTKSARELVPDK; encoded by the exons ATGGACGGCTTCCACAATGGTTCCGATACCTTCCTGCAAGCCAAGTGGAACACACTACTGGATACGATTG GCGATGATCCGGAATTCCTGTACGTGTGGGCCCTCACAACATGGGTGAACGGTTTCTTCTGGGCCTTCGGCGGTCTGTTTGTGTTGATGGACGTTTTCAACCGTCCGCGATGGTTGCGCAAGTACAAAACGCAACCCGGAACGAACGAACCGGTCGAATGGGCCGGATTGCTACGCGTCATGAAGACTATTCTGTTCAACCAAACGGTGATCGGCATCCCGCTAACCTACATCGGGTTCCATACGGCGGGTAAGACGAATCTTCCGAACGTCCGCGTGCTGCCAAGCACGTTCGAAGTCCTGCGAGATCTGTGCGTTTGTTTGTTCTTTGCGGAGATTGGATTCTACTACGTGCATCGGTTGCTGCACCTGCGGCCGTGGTATCGATTCGTGCATAAAACCCACCACGAATGGACGGCACCGTTTGCCTGGACTGCCATGTACTGTCATCCGGTTGAGCACGTCATCAGCAACATGATTCCGCCGATCATCGGAATCCATCTGATGAAGAGTCACCTGGCGACGGCTGCCCTCTGGTTTCCGCTGGTCATCGTCAACACGGTACGCGATCACTGCGGGTACCATTTGCCGTTCTTTCCCAGTCCGGAGTATCACGATTATCATCATGCCAA GTTTAATGAATGTTTCGGTACTTTCGGATATCTGGATTGGCTACACGGGACTGATAAGCAGTTTCGAAAGAGTAAACAACATTTGCGGCACCGATTTCTGTGGACTACGAAATCGGCGAGGGAACTTGTGCCGGATAAGTGA